One Sodalinema gerasimenkoae IPPAS B-353 DNA segment encodes these proteins:
- the dapF gene encoding diaminopimelate epimerase: protein MTTLEFQKYHGLGNDFILLDNRHSSDPLLTPEQAQQICDRNFGVGADGVIFLLPGHDGSDYTMRIFNSDGSEPEMCGNGIRCLAQFAAQLEGERQVTYRIHTLAGVITPERLADGRVKVNMGEPRLLAGQIPTTLKAESEKVVDMPLTVGDRVWQVTTVSMGNPHCIIFVDDVAAIPLEQLGPQFEHHPQFPQRINTEFIEVTQGNYVKMRVWERGAGATLACGTGACASVVAGVLTGRCDRSTTVELPGGNLEIDWSTQGSVYMTGPATFVFAGTLDL, encoded by the coding sequence ATGACGACTCTGGAGTTTCAGAAATATCACGGTTTAGGCAATGATTTCATCCTGCTGGACAATCGCCACAGCAGCGATCCGCTCCTCACCCCCGAGCAAGCGCAACAGATCTGCGATCGCAATTTTGGCGTTGGGGCCGATGGCGTGATTTTCTTGCTCCCTGGCCATGATGGCAGCGATTACACCATGCGGATTTTCAACTCCGATGGCTCGGAACCGGAGATGTGCGGCAATGGCATCCGCTGTCTGGCTCAGTTTGCGGCACAACTCGAAGGCGAACGCCAAGTTACCTATCGCATCCACACCCTGGCGGGGGTCATCACCCCTGAACGACTAGCGGACGGACGGGTTAAAGTGAATATGGGAGAACCCCGTTTATTGGCGGGGCAAATTCCCACAACCCTGAAGGCTGAGTCTGAGAAGGTTGTGGATATGCCCTTAACTGTGGGCGATCGCGTCTGGCAGGTCACCACCGTCAGTATGGGGAATCCCCACTGCATCATCTTCGTCGATGATGTGGCCGCCATTCCCCTAGAGCAACTTGGCCCCCAATTTGAACATCATCCCCAGTTCCCCCAACGCATCAATACGGAGTTCATTGAGGTCACTCAGGGAAATTACGTAAAAATGCGGGTGTGGGAACGGGGAGCAGGTGCTACGCTAGCCTGTGGCACGGGAGCCTGTGCTTCTGTGGTTGCAGGGGTCCTCACCGGGCGCTGCGATCGCTCCACCACCGTTGAACTGCCGGGTGGTAACTTGGAGATTGACTGGTCGACTCAAGGATCAGTGTATATGACGGGGCCAGCCACCTTTGTCTTTGCAGGAACACTCGACTTGTAA
- a CDS encoding AMP-binding protein — MEQLLNYRALFAESEPAVLAAVEGQLAQKLQDLDRQSPPVVVLLAETEPISFLAGVLAAQIRGVAVILANPRWRRGEWQQVQEQVHYTLAWGAVPIPPRPGLEAAAYPPAGSLLIATGGTSGRIRFAVQTWERLTASAFGFQNHIQAQAIHCCCTLPLFHVSGLMQVVRSLVTGGRLVLSDYKRLEAGELPPLNPEQFWISLVPTQLQRLLSNPEMIPWLRRFAGILLGGAPPWPALLHQGRSQFLPLALTYGMTETASQVATLLPQEFLGGNSSSGRPLPHSQIRVIDPTGRPVKPGEIGQVTIQAKSLMWGYYGDFGENLSPLKELVSDDYGYLDEAGYLHIMGRGSQMIISGGEKVFPPEVEAVLRDCPGIEDVCVLGVADEDWGQVVVAVYVPAEAESSEVILAQGRSRLSQQLAPYKHPKRWLATERIPRNSRGKLELEAVHRLISTFGTGKQGPKYGNNQ; from the coding sequence GTGGAGCAGTTGCTGAACTATCGGGCCCTATTTGCGGAGTCAGAACCGGCTGTTTTAGCGGCCGTTGAGGGGCAACTGGCGCAAAAACTCCAGGACTTAGATCGGCAGTCTCCCCCCGTGGTGGTTCTGTTGGCGGAAACTGAGCCAATCTCATTTTTGGCTGGGGTTTTGGCGGCACAAATACGAGGGGTAGCCGTGATTTTGGCAAATCCTCGTTGGCGACGGGGCGAATGGCAACAGGTGCAGGAGCAAGTTCACTATACGCTGGCCTGGGGAGCGGTTCCGATTCCCCCCCGGCCCGGGTTAGAGGCGGCCGCCTATCCCCCCGCCGGGAGTCTGTTGATTGCCACTGGGGGAACCTCGGGGCGGATTCGTTTTGCGGTGCAGACTTGGGAGCGGCTCACCGCCTCAGCGTTCGGCTTTCAAAACCATATTCAGGCCCAGGCGATTCATTGTTGCTGTACCTTGCCCCTGTTTCATGTCAGTGGCTTAATGCAGGTTGTGCGATCGCTCGTGACGGGAGGGCGGCTGGTTCTGAGTGATTATAAACGGCTAGAAGCGGGGGAGTTGCCGCCGCTGAACCCGGAACAGTTCTGGATCTCCTTAGTGCCAACCCAGTTACAGCGGCTGTTGAGCAATCCCGAGATGATTCCCTGGTTACGGCGGTTTGCGGGGATTTTGCTAGGAGGTGCGCCCCCCTGGCCGGCTCTCTTGCACCAGGGGCGATCGCAGTTTCTCCCCCTCGCCCTAACCTATGGCATGACCGAGACGGCCTCCCAGGTTGCCACCTTACTGCCCCAGGAGTTTTTAGGGGGCAACAGCAGCAGTGGTCGTCCTCTCCCCCATAGTCAAATTCGGGTCATTGACCCCACGGGCAGACCCGTTAAGCCGGGGGAAATCGGTCAGGTAACGATTCAAGCCAAATCCCTTATGTGGGGCTATTATGGCGATTTTGGGGAAAATCTCTCTCCCTTGAAGGAACTGGTTAGCGACGATTATGGCTACTTGGATGAGGCGGGCTATTTACACATTATGGGCCGGGGTAGCCAGATGATTATCAGCGGCGGAGAAAAGGTGTTTCCCCCTGAAGTCGAAGCCGTATTACGAGACTGTCCGGGAATTGAGGATGTCTGTGTGCTGGGGGTAGCTGATGAAGACTGGGGACAGGTGGTGGTGGCGGTGTATGTACCGGCCGAGGCCGAGTCGTCGGAGGTGATTCTCGCGCAAGGGCGATCGCGCTTATCGCAACAATTAGCCCCCTACAAACACCCTAAACGCTGGCTGGCCACAGAGCGCATTCCCCGCAACAGTCGGGGGAAACTTGAACTAGAAGCCGTCCACCGGCTCATTTCAACGTTTGGAACCGGCAAACAAGGCCCCAAATACGGCAACAATCAGTAA
- a CDS encoding DUF1565 domain-containing protein, whose product MGLSFGQVGALAAGAVTLTLANSITIEPAIAQSGIAVPGTRGESSPSQPRSSQATLLFVNPSQGQDQPNGGTEANPLQTITYALSRARTNTVIMLSPGTYSRASGEQFPLRLRSGVTLYGNPQQQGQGVIIHGGDGIETAYGSQQAALVGVDGSGVNGVTVSYPQGHGIWLDSGRLWIVNSTFRDNGNQGVAIAPQAEALSQNNRFVNNQGGNIGRLRAPQPSGRQANRPTREPETEGHDAVEVLSWGNASAFAMRQRSPSPDGSKPQVPQLAHRPSPSYQPPTPSRPIPSAGDLPSLPVPDGNPPVGDRGHLPLPATSALSNAAGAPPPPPTYASANIPPTRLQFRITVIPRNNSDLQLVQVLMPDALTLRRRDGSITQSAAFRHRNQAEAVLAELQRNGLSASLQSLDVNN is encoded by the coding sequence ATGGGGTTATCATTTGGCCAAGTTGGCGCGTTGGCAGCGGGGGCTGTCACTCTTACACTGGCGAATAGTATCACTATTGAGCCGGCGATCGCCCAATCTGGGATAGCAGTTCCTGGAACTCGGGGAGAATCCTCGCCATCACAGCCGCGATCGTCTCAGGCAACCTTGTTGTTCGTCAACCCCAGTCAGGGACAGGATCAGCCCAATGGTGGCACAGAAGCCAACCCGTTACAAACCATTACCTATGCCCTCAGTCGGGCCCGGACCAATACGGTGATTATGCTCAGTCCCGGAACCTATAGCCGCGCGAGTGGGGAGCAGTTTCCCCTGCGGCTTCGTTCTGGGGTCACGCTTTATGGGAATCCCCAGCAGCAAGGCCAGGGAGTTATCATTCACGGGGGCGATGGTATTGAGACGGCCTATGGCAGTCAACAGGCGGCCCTAGTGGGAGTCGATGGCTCTGGTGTCAATGGGGTGACAGTAAGTTACCCTCAAGGTCATGGAATTTGGCTGGACTCGGGCCGTCTCTGGATTGTCAATAGTACCTTTCGGGATAACGGCAACCAAGGGGTGGCGATCGCACCTCAAGCCGAAGCCCTCTCACAAAATAATCGGTTTGTTAATAACCAGGGCGGCAATATCGGTCGGCTGCGGGCCCCTCAACCCTCTGGCCGCCAGGCCAACAGACCCACCAGAGAGCCAGAGACCGAGGGTCATGATGCTGTTGAAGTCTTATCTTGGGGCAACGCCAGCGCCTTCGCCATGCGACAGCGATCGCCCTCCCCGGACGGTTCCAAGCCTCAGGTTCCCCAACTGGCCCATCGTCCCAGTCCCAGCTATCAGCCGCCAACCCCCTCGCGCCCGATTCCCTCAGCCGGGGATTTGCCATCCCTGCCAGTGCCTGACGGCAATCCTCCCGTTGGCGATCGCGGTCATCTCCCCCTCCCCGCCACCTCCGCCCTATCCAACGCCGCTGGTGCGCCTCCGCCACCTCCCACCTACGCCAGCGCCAACATCCCCCCAACCCGTCTACAATTCCGCATCACCGTCATCCCCCGCAACAACAGTGACTTGCAACTGGTACAGGTCTTAATGCCCGACGCCCTCACCCTACGCCGCCGCGATGGTAGCATCACCCAATCCGCCGCCTTCCGCCACCGCAATCAGGCCGAAGCTGTCCTCGCTGAACTCCAACGCAACGGACTCAGCGCCTCTCTCCAATCCCTAGACGTCAACAACTGA
- a CDS encoding thiamine phosphate synthase, giving the protein MSLEGQAHHNAHLIPISVCRILDANLDRAREGIRIVEEWCRFGLNNAELTDTCKQMRQELGRWHSAQLRSARNTPDDPGVDLTHPREERRESVEQVLQANLCRIEEALRVLEEYGKLYDPDLGRACKQMRYQVYTLESYFLADQRRQTLKQASLYLVTSPSDRLFEVVEAALQGGLTLVQYRDKDADDVTRLNTAQKLKHLCHEYGALFILNDRVDLALAIEADGVHLGQQDVPISFARQLLGAQRIIGRSTTSPEEMRRALAEGADYVGVGPVYATPTKQDKTPAGLDYVRYAAERCPIPWFAIGGIDMNTLPEVFDGGATRVAIVRALMQAEQPTLVTQYFLSQLAWVNRMRRRDEQG; this is encoded by the coding sequence ATGTCACTTGAAGGACAAGCCCATCACAACGCCCACCTCATCCCGATCTCCGTCTGCCGGATTCTGGATGCGAACCTTGATCGCGCTCGGGAAGGGATACGCATCGTTGAGGAATGGTGTCGTTTCGGATTAAACAACGCGGAGTTGACCGATACCTGCAAGCAAATGCGTCAGGAACTCGGCCGCTGGCATAGTGCCCAACTTCGCTCAGCCCGGAATACCCCTGATGACCCCGGTGTTGACCTCACTCACCCTCGCGAAGAACGACGAGAGAGTGTAGAACAGGTCTTACAGGCAAACCTCTGTCGTATCGAAGAAGCTCTACGAGTCCTAGAAGAATACGGGAAGCTTTACGACCCCGATCTCGGTCGTGCCTGTAAACAGATGCGCTATCAAGTTTATACCCTAGAAAGTTACTTTCTGGCGGATCAACGGCGGCAAACATTAAAACAAGCCTCCCTATATCTGGTCACCTCTCCGAGCGATCGCCTCTTTGAGGTGGTTGAAGCGGCTCTCCAGGGGGGACTCACCCTCGTGCAATATCGAGACAAGGATGCCGATGATGTCACCCGGCTCAACACAGCTCAAAAGCTTAAACATCTCTGCCATGAGTATGGGGCCCTGTTTATCCTCAACGATCGCGTGGATCTGGCCCTAGCCATTGAAGCCGACGGGGTGCATTTAGGCCAGCAAGATGTGCCCATTTCCTTTGCCCGCCAACTGTTGGGTGCGCAACGCATTATCGGTCGTTCCACCACTAGCCCCGAGGAAATGCGCCGGGCCTTAGCCGAAGGAGCCGATTATGTGGGAGTGGGGCCCGTCTATGCTACCCCCACCAAACAGGACAAAACCCCCGCCGGTTTAGACTATGTTCGCTATGCCGCCGAGCGTTGCCCGATTCCCTGGTTTGCCATTGGTGGCATTGATATGAATACCCTGCCGGAAGTCTTTGACGGAGGGGCGACTCGGGTGGCGATCGTGCGGGCCCTCATGCAAGCGGAACAACCGACTCTCGTCACACAGTATTTCCTCTCCCAGTTGGCCTGGGTGAACCGGATGCGTCGCCGCGATGAACAAGGGTAG